The proteins below come from a single Verrucomicrobiota bacterium genomic window:
- a CDS encoding ubiquinone/menaquinone biosynthesis methyltransferase has translation MEIYKENPEMVRGLFSDIAGRYQVVNHLLSGGLDFYWRAIAVRLIRPWNPATVLDIATGTGDLAMAIRKNCPDARVVGADFCAPMLDVARKNGLPELVVADGMNLPFADQNFEVVTAAFGLRNMASWEKGLSEMARVLKPGGHLLILDFSLPTLPVIRPLYRAYLHHVLPIMAGIVTGRKDAYEYLGVSIEQFPSGKAMTSLIDSCGFRDAMAHPLTLGTVSIYTAIRE, from the coding sequence ATGGAGATCTACAAAGAGAATCCCGAAATGGTACGGGGACTCTTCTCCGACATCGCGGGTCGTTACCAGGTGGTGAATCACCTCCTGAGCGGGGGACTTGATTTTTACTGGCGCGCCATCGCGGTCCGGCTCATCCGACCCTGGAATCCAGCCACCGTGCTCGATATCGCCACAGGAACCGGCGATCTCGCCATGGCTATCAGGAAGAACTGCCCAGACGCCCGCGTTGTCGGAGCTGACTTCTGCGCCCCGATGCTGGATGTCGCACGGAAGAATGGACTCCCCGAACTCGTCGTAGCCGACGGTATGAACCTTCCCTTTGCCGATCAAAACTTCGAGGTCGTGACCGCGGCGTTTGGTCTTCGCAACATGGCCTCCTGGGAGAAGGGTCTCTCCGAGATGGCCCGCGTTCTCAAGCCGGGGGGGCATCTCTTGATCCTCGATTTCTCCCTGCCGACGCTCCCGGTCATTCGTCCCCTTTACAGGGCCTATCTCCACCACGTCCTGCCCATCATGGCTGGCATCGTCACGGGACGGAAAGACGCCTACGAATACCTTGGCGTCTCGATCGAACAATTCCCATCAGGGAAGGCCATGACCTCGCTGATCGACTCATGTGGATTCAGGGATGCGATGGCCCATCCCCTCACCTTGGGGACGGTTTCGATCTACACCGCGATCCGGGAATAA
- a CDS encoding twin-arginine translocation pathway signal protein, with translation MKNLRALALILLSALLLVPAANAASALQLQNDSKAALEKLYTANPKNRDLGQKAYAILVFPTVVRAGLLMAGFERGDGVLYVKGLVDGYYNTSSVCPGLQAGAQTYSYALFFMTPEDLQSLKKSGGLNLGAAPGLTIADKGVAGGASLYTLQGIKAFVFGQKGLMANIGFKATKISQFTPSM, from the coding sequence ATGAAAAACCTCCGCGCCCTCGCCCTGATTCTCCTCTCGGCCCTTCTGCTTGTTCCCGCAGCGAATGCGGCCAGCGCCCTGCAACTCCAGAACGACTCAAAGGCCGCCTTGGAAAAACTCTATACTGCTAATCCCAAGAACCGTGATCTTGGCCAAAAGGCGTATGCCATTCTGGTTTTCCCCACGGTGGTTAGAGCCGGGCTTCTGATGGCTGGTTTTGAACGTGGTGATGGAGTCCTTTATGTGAAGGGCCTAGTCGATGGTTATTACAACACGTCCTCCGTATGCCCCGGCCTTCAGGCCGGTGCCCAGACTTACTCCTACGCACTCTTCTTCATGACTCCTGAGGATTTACAGAGCCTGAAAAAATCGGGCGGTCTTAACCTTGGAGCGGCTCCCGGCCTAACGATTGCGGATAAGGGGGTGGCCGGTGGCGCCTCACTCTATACTCTGCAAGGCATCAAGGCCTTTGTCTTCGGTCAGAAGGGCCTGATGGCCAACATCGGCTTCAAGGCGACAAAGATCTCTCAGTTTACCCCAAGCATGTAG
- a CDS encoding peptidylprolyl isomerase translates to MTKRFLILLSIILSAGLLHAQSSSSKSSATPDINKVISDAVAKGGASSSAVALKDPVAIVNGDKISRADLDKAFTEALAASGQANAPLTADQKMQGYRQILDGMIMEKLVDKQAAAVKVDQAEIDAQLAKIKSQFPSEEVFQAEMKKSGITMDQFVANLSKSIRQSKWMQSQVAGKDSVTEADAKKFYDANTKEFTNPDLVKASHILFRTAPDATAAQQKVAENKAKAAIVRVNKGEPFDKLASELSEEPGAAQRGGDLGYFPKDKMVPEFADAAYAQKVGSVSITPVKTKFGYHVIKVTDKKPAGTATFDEAKAQIIQFLQAQKRREIFKGVMQELRQAAKIESTLPAPSAAMVPAK, encoded by the coding sequence ATGACCAAACGATTCCTCATCCTTCTTTCGATCATCCTCTCCGCGGGTCTTCTTCATGCGCAGAGTTCCTCCTCCAAGTCCTCCGCTACACCAGACATCAATAAGGTGATATCGGATGCGGTTGCCAAGGGCGGTGCAAGCTCTTCCGCGGTCGCTTTGAAGGATCCCGTTGCCATCGTCAACGGAGATAAGATTAGCCGGGCTGATCTGGATAAGGCCTTCACTGAGGCTCTCGCCGCCAGCGGTCAGGCCAATGCGCCCCTCACCGCCGACCAGAAGATGCAGGGCTATCGCCAGATCCTCGACGGCATGATCATGGAGAAGTTGGTCGACAAGCAGGCCGCCGCGGTCAAGGTCGACCAGGCCGAGATCGACGCCCAGCTGGCCAAGATCAAGAGCCAGTTCCCTTCCGAGGAGGTCTTTCAGGCCGAAATGAAGAAGTCGGGCATCACCATGGATCAGTTTGTTGCCAATCTTAGCAAGTCGATCCGTCAATCCAAGTGGATGCAGTCGCAGGTCGCCGGGAAGGACAGTGTCACCGAGGCCGATGCCAAGAAGTTTTACGATGCTAACACCAAGGAGTTCACCAACCCTGACCTCGTGAAGGCCAGCCACATTCTCTTCCGTACTGCTCCCGATGCCACCGCAGCGCAGCAGAAGGTCGCCGAGAACAAGGCCAAGGCCGCGATCGTGCGAGTGAACAAGGGTGAGCCGTTTGACAAGCTGGCCTCCGAGCTCTCTGAGGAGCCAGGTGCCGCACAGCGTGGCGGAGACTTGGGTTACTTCCCGAAGGACAAGATGGTTCCGGAGTTTGCCGATGCCGCTTATGCCCAGAAGGTCGGCTCTGTCAGCATCACCCCGGTGAAGACAAAGTTCGGCTACCATGTGATCAAGGTCACCGACAAGAAGCCCGCCGGCACCGCCACCTTTGACGAGGCCAAGGCTCAGATCATACAGTTTCTCCAAGCCCAGAAGCGTCGTGAGATCTTCAAGGGCGTCATGCAGGAACTCCGCCAGGCTGCGAAGATCGAGAGCACTCTGCCTGCTCCGAGTGCCGCTATGGTGCCTGCCAAGTAG
- a CDS encoding NAD(P)-dependent oxidoreductase, with product MESSQKTPVGVIGMGIIGSRIAGALRREGHPVSVWNRSPRAEPNFLSSAREVAESADIIQIFVRDGEALLEVIRSMGTALGGSHLVMNHATVGPAETLEAARLVNERGASFLDAPFTGSRDAAAVGELVYYIGGEESVLERALPILKVSAKAILLMGPVGAATYVKIATNMISAAEIGVLSEALALLARGGIPLPRLMEALQHNVANSGAISAKLPLMLTGDLAPRFSVKNMLKDLQIALRSVEGKGIDLPVTAATAGALMGAVQAGWGEDDFASLARHYEYAGSVKDLPDQTPFSTAVTGTSKGAKENEHKAKATKGADPKVEKKKFLGLFAGSKKS from the coding sequence ATGGAGTCGTCTCAGAAGACACCCGTCGGGGTTATCGGAATGGGGATCATAGGGAGCCGTATCGCGGGGGCTCTAAGACGAGAGGGGCATCCCGTCTCCGTCTGGAACCGTTCGCCCCGTGCCGAGCCGAACTTTCTCTCATCGGCCCGGGAGGTCGCTGAGTCGGCGGATATTATCCAGATTTTTGTTCGGGATGGGGAGGCGCTACTGGAGGTGATTCGTTCCATGGGGACTGCCTTGGGTGGATCCCATCTCGTCATGAACCATGCGACTGTCGGCCCTGCTGAGACGCTCGAGGCCGCCCGCCTGGTAAATGAGAGGGGAGCTTCTTTCCTGGATGCCCCGTTCACGGGTAGCCGCGATGCTGCGGCCGTAGGAGAGCTTGTTTACTATATCGGTGGTGAGGAGTCCGTGCTCGAGCGCGCTTTGCCGATTCTCAAGGTTTCGGCCAAGGCCATCCTACTCATGGGCCCTGTGGGTGCCGCCACCTATGTGAAAATCGCCACCAACATGATCAGTGCTGCGGAGATCGGCGTGCTCTCGGAGGCCCTGGCATTGCTGGCCCGGGGAGGAATTCCACTTCCTCGTCTTATGGAGGCTTTGCAGCATAATGTAGCGAATTCCGGAGCCATCTCCGCCAAGTTACCCCTGATGCTCACCGGAGACTTAGCTCCCCGTTTTTCGGTCAAGAATATGCTGAAGGATCTCCAGATTGCCCTGCGGTCGGTCGAAGGTAAGGGGATCGACCTGCCCGTCACCGCCGCGACTGCGGGAGCTCTGATGGGAGCAGTGCAGGCCGGATGGGGGGAAGATGACTTTGCCTCCCTGGCTCGTCACTATGAGTATGCGGGTAGCGTGAAGGATCTCCCGGATCAGACACCTTTTTCGACGGCCGTCACTGGCACCTCCAAAGGAGCAAAGGAAAACGAGCACAAGGCCAAGGCAACGAAAGGGGCTGATCCGAAGGTTGAAAAAAAGAAGTTTTTAGGACTCTTTGCCGGGTCAAAAAAATCTTGA